TGTACTTCGTTCACTCGTACTACGTGGTGCCCGCGGACCCGACCCTGATCGCCACGACGACCGACTACGGACACGAGTTCACGTCTGCCATCGCCCGCGATAACGTCTTCGCCACGCAGTACCACCCGGAGAAGAGCCAGAAGGTGGGGTTGCGGATTCTGGAGAATTTCGGACGGGTCGTCTTCGGAGGCTAGGGTATCGCGCGGGACGGGGCGTTCTGGGCATCGAGGTCGAGCGGCTGGCCGCGGCGCATCACCCGCCGATTTCGCCTTCGAAAATGACGCCATGGTCGTTAAGTCGGCCTGGTCTGGTCACCGAAAGCCAGGGATTACCCCGGGTTGTCGTGGTCCGACCGTCTGGTTGTTTGGTTCCCAAACGAGCCCGCCAGGGCTTGGTGCGAGTAGCCGGAGGCTTGAGCCTCCGGCCCAGCCGCCATCCACTCCCGACGCGGGGCCGCACCGCACCGCC
This region of Candidatus Binatia bacterium genomic DNA includes:
- the hisH gene encoding imidazole glycerol phosphate synthase subunit HisH, with the translated sequence VRFSDIGELKVPHMGWNRIRKRQDVPHLRGIDDGAFVYFVHSYYVVPADPTLIATTTDYGHEFTSAIARDNVFATQYHPEKSQKVGLRILENFGRVVFGG